In the Wyeomyia smithii strain HCP4-BCI-WySm-NY-G18 chromosome 2, ASM2978416v1, whole genome shotgun sequence genome, one interval contains:
- the LOC129721694 gene encoding nuclear receptor coactivator 5 yields MAAMIVPEPVISRVYIGGLGEQATRQDMEELFKDFEPYTDLNLLRGYGFVQFPSEEAARKAIAGLNGKSLKGRKLTVKIANDNRAKKGLLPRGGTGPDGQMVRDRSPIDVNRGYAESFPPRGGYRGAYPGMEMGGYPDPMMRVHPGGGAPMPQPESNDCEIIVVSRDLTTYAENIEARLKRNGLTVDLLFPNDDVPIGKVLSNIASRGSYYAILITPENEERNSITVNVLYGVPAEHRNMPTEDAILFICKDYEEKLRAEREKLVKYRTAMMQASSANNTSHMMYNAPPLQDKHPEPIQNMINLLGANRQLTVLQYERLIKYLNERKEMQVKYELGEDMDSVSATRMISTKSKEESEKDLQRKIMDILNKPSIIAPKPKPVEPEVETRTAASAAGYSSFGGSTMAMSSSINNNAPSVSTSSVASSIAPIASAAPKLLHDPKVQKALDSLLLSGLGGALKF; encoded by the exons ATGGCAGCGATGATCGTTCCAGAACCGGTAATTTCCCGTGTTTACATTGGTGGCCTTGGTGAACAAGCTACCCGGCAAGATATGGAGgaacttttcaaagatttcgAGCCATACACGGATCTTAACTTGCTTCGTGGTTATGGTTTTGTGCAGTTTCCTTCAGAAGAAGCAGCCAGAAAAGCAATTGCCGGACTGAATGGCAAATCGCTAAAAGGACGCAAATTAACGGTGAAAATAGCGAATGACAACCGAGCTAAAAAAGGGCTTTTACCGAGGGGTGGTACAGGGCCGGATGGGCAGATGGTACGTGACCGTTCTCCAATTGATGTCAACCGGGGTTATGCAGAATCATTTCCTCCACGGGGTGGGTACCGGGGGGCATATCCCGGAATGGAAATGGGTGGCTATCCCGATCCGATGATGCGTGTGCATCCAGGAGGAGGAGCACCGATGCCGCAGCCGGAAAGTAATGATTGTGAGATTATCGTCGTTTCAAGAGATTTGAC GACCTACGCGGAAAACATTGAAGCAAGATTGAAGAGAAATGGTTTGACTGTCGATTTACTCTTCCCGAACGATGATGTTCCCATAGGAAAAGTTCTTTCCAACATTGCATCTCGCGGTAGCTATTACGCTATTCTGATAACCCCCGAAAATGAAGAGCGTAACAGCATAACGGTGAATGTTTTATATGGAGTTCCGGCTGAACATCGCAACATGCCAACAGAAGATGCAATCCTTttcatatgtaaagattacGAGGAGAAACTTAGAGCCGAGCGGGAAAAGCTCGTCAAATATCGAACAGCAATGATGCAGGCTAGCAGCGCGAATAATACTTCTCATATGATGTATAATGCTCCTCCCCTGCAGGATAAACATCCAGAGCCAATACAAAATATGATTAACCTGCTGGGAGCCAATCGCCAACTGACTGTACTACAGTACGAACGACTTATTAAATATCTGAATGAGCGCAAGGAAATGCAAGTCAAATATGAACTGGGCGAGGATATGGATTCCGTTAGCGCTACCAGGATGATTTCTACAAAATCAAAAGAGGAGAGCGAAAAGGATTTACAGCGAAAAATAATGGACAttctgaacaaaccttcaaTCATTGCACCAAAACCAAAACCGGTGGAGCCAGAGGTGGAAACACGAACCGCTGCTAGTGCTGCTGGATACTCTTCGTTTGGAGGATCAACGATGGCTATGTCATCTTCTATCAATAACAACGCACCCAGCGTGAGCACGTCATCAGTCGCTAGTTCTATTGCACCCATTGCAAGCGCCGCACCGAAATTATTACATGATCCAAAAGTGCAGAAAGCTCTTGATTCATTGCTGCTTTCTGGCTTAGGAGGGGCGTTAAAATTTTAA
- the LOC129722335 gene encoding DNA methyltransferase 1-associated protein 1, with amino-acid sequence MADVRDILDLERPVTPELTKESLLTKNKKIYEKKLAVKRPEGMHREVFALLYNDNKDASPLLPTDTGTGYKQAKARLGMKKVRRWEWAPFVNPARSDGAVFHHWKRTSDEQKEYPFAKFNKQLEIPSYTMTDYNAHMKTHPTKWTKPQTDHLFDLAKRFDVRFIIMADRWDRANYGSKTVEDLKERYYEVVGILNKVRGSPEKKIYLFDADHERRRKEQLKKLFDRTPKQIEEEQMLLNELKKIEARKKERERKTQDLQKLISQADQQQTEQQQQQANAHKKHDKKLKKKIQQQPRPSKVDSVVNAVETAGIKFTDLRGTGVSLRSQKMKLPANVGQKKAKALEQALQEFKVDPNPPPIEEICVAFNELRSDMVLLCELRTALATCNFELESLKHQYEALCPGKTLNIPAALANPAGEDCTIDAHDVSGLV; translated from the exons ATGGCCGATGTTCGTGATATTTTGGATTTGGAGCGCCCGGTCACACCGGAATTGACCAAAGAATCGCTGCTTACCAAGAACAAAAAGATCTATGAGAA AAAATTGGCCGTCAAGCGCCCCGAGGGCATGCATCGGGAGGTATTTGCTTTACTATACAACGATAACAAGGATGCCTCACCGTTACTACCCACCGATACCGGTACCGGTTATAAACAGGCCAAAGCTCGGTTAGGGATGAAAAAAGTTCGCCGTTGGGAGTGGGCTCCATTTGTAAACCCGGCACGCTCCGACGGAGCAGTGTTTCACCACTGGAAGAGAACTTCCGACGAACAGAAGGAATATCCGTTCGCCAAGTTCAACAAGCAATTGGAGATCCCCAGTTACACTATGACCGATTATAATGCGCACATGAAAACGCATCCCACCAAGTGGACTAAACCGCAAACGGATCATTTGTTCGACCTTGCCAAGCGATTTGATGTCAGGTTCATTATTATGGCCGACCGCTGGGATCGCGCCAACTACGGTAGTAAAACAGTTGAGGACTTGAAAGAAAGGTATTATGAAGTTGTAGGAATCCTCAATAAGGTGCGTGGAAGTCCagagaaaaaaatctatctctTCGACGCAGATCATGAGCGACGAAGAAAAGAACAGCTGAAAAAGCTGTTCGATCGTACTCCCAAACAAATTGAAGAGGAACAAATGCTGTTAAATGAACTAAAGAAAATTGAAGCACGCAAAAAAGAGCGTGAGCGTAAAACGCAGGATTTACAAAAGCTGATATCGCAAGCCGATCAGCAACAAACtgaacagcagcaacaacaggcAAATGCTCACAAGAAGCATGAcaagaaactaaaaaagaaaattcaacaGCAGCCACGGCCGTCTAAAGTAGATTCGGTTGTTAATGCAGTGGAAACGGCTGGCATCAAATTTACAGATTTACGAGGTACTGGTGTTTCACTACGATCTCAAAAGATGAAACTGCCCGCCAATGTTGGACAGAAGAAAGCCAAGGCTCTGGAACAGGCTTTGCAGGAGTTCAAAGTCGATCCGAATCCGCCACCCATCGAGGAAATTTGCGTAGCTTTCAATGAGCTGCGATCGGATATGGTTTTGCTATGCGAGTTGAGAACGGCCCTGGCGACGTGTAATTTCGAGCTGGAAAGTTTAAAACATCAATACGAAGCACTCTGCCCCGGAAAAACACTGAACATTCCGGCAGCGTTGGCCAATCCAGCCGGCGAAGATTGCACGATTGATGCGCACGATGTTTCCGGATTGGTTTAG